From the Rhodoferax sp. WC2427 genome, one window contains:
- a CDS encoding SAM-dependent methyltransferase: MKTPKNKPVATPTLPPEIDPAQSVELLKELHILTRDGKLNQDSRRKLKQVYHLFQFIEKLLGELPASSTGLTLADHGAGKSYLGFIVYDLYFKALGAGHIYGIETRAELVTKSQELAARLGFERMSFLNLSVAESTQSALLPARIDVVTALHACDTATDDAIAFGLEKNARAMVLVPCCQAEVAACLRQNKALNGSKTPLSELWRHPLHTREMGSQITNVLRCLYLEAWGYQVTVTELVGWEHSMKNELIIAKHTGQKKRAAAERLTALLAEFGLSALLATRFKLPDASV; the protein is encoded by the coding sequence ATGAAGACCCCCAAAAATAAGCCGGTAGCCACGCCCACGCTGCCGCCCGAAATCGATCCCGCCCAGTCCGTCGAGCTGCTCAAAGAGCTGCACATCCTTACCCGCGACGGCAAACTCAACCAGGATTCGCGGCGCAAGCTCAAGCAGGTCTACCACCTGTTCCAGTTCATCGAGAAGCTGCTGGGCGAGCTGCCCGCCAGCAGCACCGGTCTGACCCTGGCCGACCACGGCGCGGGCAAGTCCTACCTGGGCTTCATCGTCTACGACCTGTATTTCAAGGCTCTGGGCGCGGGACACATCTACGGCATCGAAACCCGGGCCGAGCTGGTCACCAAGTCGCAAGAACTCGCCGCCCGCCTGGGTTTTGAGCGCATGTCCTTCCTCAACCTGAGCGTGGCCGAGTCCACCCAGTCCGCCCTGTTGCCCGCGCGCATTGACGTGGTCACGGCCCTGCACGCCTGCGACACCGCCACCGACGACGCGATTGCCTTTGGCCTGGAAAAGAACGCCCGCGCCATGGTGCTGGTGCCCTGCTGCCAGGCTGAAGTGGCAGCCTGTCTGCGCCAGAACAAGGCGCTGAATGGCAGCAAAACCCCGCTGTCCGAACTCTGGCGGCACCCGCTGCACACCCGCGAAATGGGCAGCCAGATCACCAACGTGCTGCGCTGCCTGTACCTGGAAGCCTGGGGCTACCAGGTCACCGTGACCGAGCTGGTCGGCTGGGAGCACAGCATGAAAAACGAACTCATCATCGCCAAGCACACCGGCCAGAAAAAGCGCGCTGCCGCCGAGCGCCTCACGGCCCTGCTGGCCGAGTTTGGCCTGTCGGCCCTGTTGGCGACGCGGTTCAAGTTGCCCGACGCATCGGTGTGA
- a CDS encoding deoxyguanosinetriphosphate triphosphohydrolase — protein MPLAAYACDPAHTRGRRFFEAAAPTRTEFQRDRDRIVHSTAFRRLVYKTQVFLNHEGDLFRTRLTHSLEVAQLGRSIARALDLNEDLVEAIALAHDLGHTPFGHAGQDALNACMAAHGGFEHNLQSLRVVDALEERYPLFDGLNLTFETREGILKHCSRANAEPLGDVGQRFLDRTQPSLEAQLCNLADEIAYNAHDIDDGVRSGLITLDQLQDVPLVAHFHQQTLAEHPHLQGRRVLYESIRRMLSAQVYDVIAATQAALQAARPTSVDAARQCAPLLCFSPAMRAQSLELKRFLMKNLYRHPQVMAMTTQAQTMVHELFNAYLAAPQEMAPGFAARAASNAPRAVADYLAGMTDRFAAREHERLTGQKLLG, from the coding sequence ATGCCACTAGCCGCTTACGCCTGCGACCCGGCCCACACCCGGGGCCGCCGCTTCTTTGAAGCCGCTGCGCCCACGCGCACCGAGTTCCAGCGCGACCGCGACCGTATCGTCCACTCCACTGCGTTCCGCCGCCTGGTCTACAAAACCCAGGTGTTCCTGAACCACGAGGGCGACCTGTTTCGCACCCGGCTCACCCATTCGCTGGAAGTGGCGCAACTGGGCCGCTCCATCGCCCGCGCGCTGGACCTCAACGAAGACCTGGTCGAGGCGATTGCCCTGGCCCACGACCTGGGCCACACCCCGTTTGGCCACGCCGGGCAAGACGCGCTGAACGCCTGCATGGCCGCGCACGGCGGCTTCGAGCACAACCTGCAAAGCCTGCGCGTGGTGGATGCGCTGGAAGAGCGCTACCCGCTGTTTGACGGCCTGAACCTCACGTTTGAAACCCGCGAGGGCATCCTCAAACACTGCTCCCGCGCCAATGCCGAGCCACTGGGCGATGTGGGCCAGCGCTTTCTGGACCGCACCCAGCCCAGCCTGGAAGCCCAGCTCTGCAACCTGGCCGACGAGATCGCCTACAACGCCCACGACATCGACGACGGCGTGCGCTCCGGCCTGATCACGCTCGACCAGCTGCAAGACGTGCCGCTGGTGGCCCATTTCCACCAGCAAACCCTGGCCGAGCACCCGCATCTACAGGGCCGCCGCGTGCTGTACGAGTCCATCCGCCGCATGCTCAGCGCCCAGGTCTACGACGTGATCGCCGCCACCCAGGCCGCCCTGCAGGCTGCCCGTCCGACCAGTGTGGATGCCGCCCGCCAGTGCGCGCCATTGCTGTGCTTCAGCCCGGCCATGCGCGCGCAGTCGCTGGAACTGAAGCGTTTTTTGATGAAGAACCTGTACCGCCATCCGCAGGTGATGGCCATGACCACGCAAGCGCAAACCATGGTGCACGAGCTCTTCAACGCCTACCTGGCCGCACCGCAGGAAATGGCCCCGGGCTTTGCCGCCCGGGCTGCCTCCAATGCCCCGCGCGCCGTGGCCGACTACCTGGCCGGCATGACCGACCGCTTTGCTGCCCGCGAGCATGAGCGCCTGACCGGGCAAAAATTACTTGGATAG
- a CDS encoding DUF1415 domain-containing protein — protein MATDATVIDDMRRWLERAVIGLNLCPFAKAVHTKGQIHYAVSAATDAEGLRQDLIFELKELLAQEPSARDTTLLIAPKVLTEFLDFNHFLGIADRVLRKMKLDGTLQIASFHPDFQFGGTDADDITNYTNRAPYPCLHLLREASIDRAVAAFPEAEMIFERNMQTLASLGQGGWDALGVGKSPDEDPQK, from the coding sequence ATGGCCACCGACGCTACGGTGATCGACGACATGCGCCGCTGGCTGGAGCGCGCTGTGATCGGCCTGAACCTGTGCCCCTTCGCCAAAGCCGTTCACACCAAGGGCCAAATCCACTACGCCGTGAGCGCCGCCACCGATGCCGAAGGCTTGCGCCAGGACCTCATTTTTGAGCTAAAAGAGCTGCTAGCCCAGGAACCATCGGCACGAGATACTACGCTTTTGATAGCGCCAAAAGTGCTGACCGAGTTTCTGGATTTCAACCACTTTCTGGGCATTGCCGACCGGGTGCTGCGCAAAATGAAGCTCGACGGCACGCTGCAGATCGCCAGCTTCCACCCCGACTTCCAGTTCGGCGGCACGGACGCCGACGACATCACCAACTACACCAACCGCGCCCCGTATCCCTGCCTGCACCTGCTGCGCGAGGCCAGCATCGACCGCGCCGTGGCGGCCTTCCCCGAGGCCGAAATGATCTTTGAGCGCAACATGCAAACCCTGGCGTCGCTAGGGCAGGGCGGCTGGGATGCCCTGGGCGTGGGAAAATCGCCCGATGAAGACCCCCAAAAATAA
- a CDS encoding shikimate kinase, whose translation MSISLVGLPGSGKSTVGRQLARRLQVPFIDSDHVIEQRIGCSIREFFEREGEPRFRDVEAEVIEALTLNGPGVLATGGGTVLRPANREALHSRGQVVYLRSSPEEVFRRVRHDVNRPLLQVADPLNRLRDLFAIRDPLYRETAHFVIETGRPSVSTLVNMIIMQLELGGTPPT comes from the coding sequence TTGAGCATCTCTCTCGTCGGCCTCCCCGGCTCCGGTAAATCCACCGTCGGCCGCCAGCTTGCCCGGCGGTTGCAGGTTCCTTTCATCGACTCTGACCACGTGATAGAGCAGCGCATTGGCTGCTCAATCCGTGAGTTTTTCGAGCGCGAGGGGGAGCCGCGTTTTCGCGATGTCGAGGCCGAGGTGATCGAGGCGTTGACTCTGAATGGCCCAGGTGTGCTGGCCACGGGTGGTGGCACGGTCCTGCGGCCCGCGAACCGGGAGGCGCTGCACAGCCGCGGCCAGGTGGTGTATTTGCGCTCCAGCCCCGAAGAGGTTTTTCGCCGGGTACGCCACGACGTGAACCGGCCCTTGCTGCAGGTAGCCGACCCCCTGAACCGGCTGCGCGATCTGTTCGCTATCCGTGACCCGCTGTACCGCGAAACTGCGCACTTTGTGATCGAAACCGGGCGGCCGTCGGTGTCTACCCTGGTCAACATGATCATCATGCAACTGGAACTGGGCGGCACTCCTCCAACTTGA
- the aroB gene encoding 3-dehydroquinate synthase has protein sequence MPASPQTIAPQTVHIALGDRSYPIAIGTGLLDNPATWADLPRATTALIVTNTTVGPLYAQRLQTALHGHYATIHTVVLPDGEAYKTWETLNLIFDALLGHGCDRKTVLFALGGGVVGDMTGFAAASYMRGVPFVQVPTTLLAQVDSSVGGKTAINHPLGKNMVGAFYQPCKVVCDLDTLATLPPRELSAGLAEVIKYGPIADMALLDWLDTHMDALRAGDVAALAHAVRRSCEIKAHVVGQDEREAGLRAILNFGHTFGHAIEAGMGYGAWLHGEGVGSGMVMAAHLSQRLGLIDMALVQRLTQLIQRAGLPTVGAVLDAGDNAGRYLQLMRVDKKSEAGEIKFVLIGPPGSATVRGAPDALVRSVVDACCA, from the coding sequence ATGCCCGCATCACCACAGACCATCGCCCCCCAAACCGTCCACATCGCCCTGGGCGACCGCAGCTACCCGATCGCCATCGGCACCGGCCTGCTGGACAACCCGGCCACCTGGGCCGACCTGCCGCGCGCAACCACGGCACTGATTGTCACCAACACCACCGTCGGCCCCCTGTACGCCCAGCGGCTGCAGACCGCGCTGCATGGCCATTACGCCACCATCCACACCGTGGTGCTGCCCGATGGCGAGGCGTACAAAACCTGGGAAACCCTGAACCTGATTTTTGATGCGCTGCTGGGCCATGGCTGCGACCGCAAAACCGTGCTGTTCGCCCTGGGCGGCGGCGTGGTGGGCGACATGACTGGCTTTGCCGCCGCCAGCTACATGCGCGGCGTGCCCTTTGTGCAGGTGCCTACCACGCTGCTGGCGCAGGTGGACTCCAGCGTGGGCGGCAAAACCGCTATCAACCACCCACTGGGCAAGAACATGGTGGGCGCGTTCTACCAGCCCTGCAAAGTGGTCTGCGACCTGGACACCCTGGCCACCCTGCCCCCGCGCGAGCTCAGCGCCGGGCTGGCCGAGGTCATCAAGTACGGGCCCATTGCCGACATGGCTTTGCTGGACTGGCTGGATACGCACATGGATGCCCTGCGTGCGGGCGATGTGGCCGCCTTGGCCCATGCGGTGCGGCGCAGCTGCGAGATCAAGGCCCATGTGGTGGGCCAGGACGAGCGCGAAGCCGGGTTGCGTGCCATTTTGAACTTTGGCCACACCTTCGGGCATGCCATCGAGGCGGGAATGGGCTATGGTGCGTGGCTGCACGGCGAGGGCGTGGGCAGCGGCATGGTGATGGCCGCGCATTTGTCGCAGCGGCTGGGCCTGATCGACATGGCTCTGGTGCAACGCCTGACCCAGCTCATCCAGCGCGCAGGCCTACCCACGGTGGGCGCGGTGCTGGACGCCGGCGACAACGCAGGCCGTTACCTGCAGCTGATGCGGGTGGACAAAAAATCCGAAGCGGGCGAAATCAAGTTCGTGCTGATTGGCCCACCCGGCAGCGCCACCGTGCGCGGTGCGCCCGATGCCTTGGTGCGTTCCGTAGTCGATGCCTGCTGTGCGTAA
- a CDS encoding beta strand repeat-containing protein, whose translation MMRYLKVWLVMLLTLVVAACGGGGNPGSTTPVTTAPVATTVTSIELLASSTTLDSADSTTGVTITAVAKNASNVGVPSQAVAFAASSGVLGSVTAASNSQGNSTAVLTTGSDHSNRSITVTATVGTVSKSIVIDVSGSSVTISGSASLLLGATSTFSVTLKDSAGKAISGSTLTVTSTLGNAITPAALTTNSAGAASFSYVASKSGNDVVTVSGAGATATYPVVISSTNFAFITPADGTSIPIGASQVVAVQLLPAVAGQSISFSSTRGLVTGSPALTNASGIASATVSSTTAGAANVTAQAPNSAQTRRAVSFVADVASAASVVLQTNVSAIAPNAAGSSTNGVILTATVKDANSNVVQGATVNFSLLADTSGGYIGSGTGVTNANGVVTDTFIPGASSTAANGVQIMATIVNTSLSNVATVTVNTQALFITIATSNTIANLDPNTYSKPFSVYLTDANGAPVASKEIILSVYPLYYIKGELVFSNGSWGHSNTDTVCVNEDANRDGIMQGTEDDGRNVGASTIVLTGAGNGDGVLTPGLPGFVSPSSITTDSTGLATFNLNYGEQYAPWLYFEIKARASVSGTESSKIYYFSAAGVASDFTNSTLPPAGVNSPFGLATNCKNPD comes from the coding sequence ATGATGCGTTATTTAAAGGTATGGCTGGTGATGTTGCTGACGTTGGTAGTGGCGGCTTGTGGGGGAGGGGGAAATCCGGGAAGTACGACACCTGTTACGACAGCTCCGGTGGCGACTACGGTCACCTCCATTGAGTTGCTGGCATCTTCGACAACGCTGGATTCGGCTGACAGCACAACGGGTGTCACTATTACTGCGGTTGCTAAAAATGCCTCGAATGTTGGAGTGCCTTCCCAAGCCGTGGCGTTTGCGGCTAGTTCGGGTGTGCTGGGTAGCGTTACTGCTGCAAGTAATTCCCAGGGCAATAGTACGGCAGTGCTTACTACCGGATCGGATCATTCCAATCGGAGTATTACGGTGACGGCGACAGTTGGCACAGTATCCAAGTCAATTGTTATCGATGTTTCAGGAAGCAGCGTGACCATTTCTGGCAGTGCGTCCTTGTTGCTCGGCGCAACTTCCACATTTTCGGTGACTTTGAAAGACAGTGCTGGTAAAGCAATTTCAGGTTCTACATTGACGGTGACTTCTACTTTGGGTAATGCGATTACACCCGCTGCCTTGACCACTAATTCCGCAGGGGCCGCATCTTTTTCGTATGTTGCATCCAAGTCTGGAAACGATGTGGTTACAGTATCGGGTGCCGGCGCTACTGCCACCTATCCAGTGGTTATCAGTAGTACAAATTTTGCGTTTATAACGCCTGCCGACGGCACTAGTATTCCAATTGGCGCCTCGCAGGTTGTAGCGGTTCAATTGTTGCCTGCTGTGGCCGGGCAATCAATTTCTTTTAGCTCTACGCGTGGTTTGGTAACTGGTTCGCCAGCATTGACCAATGCTAGCGGCATAGCTTCTGCAACTGTATCTTCTACTACAGCGGGCGCTGCAAATGTGACTGCACAGGCACCGAATAGTGCTCAAACCCGACGAGCGGTCAGTTTTGTTGCAGATGTAGCATCGGCTGCCTCTGTGGTTTTGCAAACTAATGTCAGTGCTATTGCGCCAAACGCCGCAGGCTCATCGACAAACGGTGTCATATTGACTGCTACTGTTAAGGATGCAAATAGTAATGTGGTGCAGGGAGCAACTGTTAATTTCTCATTGCTGGCAGATACGAGTGGCGGTTATATCGGCTCTGGAACAGGTGTGACTAATGCGAATGGAGTTGTAACAGATACATTTATTCCTGGCGCGTCGTCAACGGCAGCGAATGGTGTGCAAATAATGGCGACCATTGTAAATACCTCTTTGTCCAATGTGGCGACCGTAACGGTAAATACGCAAGCCTTGTTTATTACTATTGCAACAAGTAATACTATTGCGAATCTTGATCCCAATACCTACAGTAAACCTTTTTCGGTATATTTGACCGATGCAAATGGGGCTCCAGTAGCGAGTAAGGAAATTATTCTGTCTGTTTATCCACTTTATTACATCAAAGGTGAACTTGTTTTTTCGAACGGGTCTTGGGGGCACAGTAATACAGATACAGTATGTGTAAATGAAGATGCAAATCGAGATGGCATCATGCAGGGAACCGAGGATGATGGTCGAAATGTAGGGGCATCAACGATTGTTTTGACAGGGGCCGGGAACGGTGATGGTGTGTTGACACCAGGGTTGCCTGGCTTTGTCAGCCCATCGTCGATAACCACGGATAGCACTGGATTGGCTACATTCAATTTGAACTACGGTGAGCAGTACGCACCTTGGCTTTACTTTGAAATCAAAGCGCGGGCATCTGTGTCTGGTACGGAATCCAGCAAGATTTACTACTTTTCTGCTGCTGGTGTTGCTAGTGATTTCACCAACTCCACTTTGCCTCCAGCTGGCGTAAACAGTCCATTTGGTCTTGCGACGAATTGCAAAAATCCCGATTGA